The following coding sequences lie in one Candidatus Methylomirabilis lanthanidiphila genomic window:
- a CDS encoding Sulfotransferase domain superfamily protein yields MRPVFIGGCERSGTTLLGSMLGGHNDCLCVPEMQFKFNILRLTASGDQNSVDTVNILRRLSDRSRFRIWELDVASVTHKRLSCRELIEWIVTAYSQKVGKPAPAVWVDHTPANIRYAWTLLHLFPDAKMIHIIRDGRAVAASILPLDWGPNGIDYAARFWAERLAYGLAAESLWPDKVIRIRYEDLVQYPENTSTELCKALAINYESAMSQATGFQVPKYSASQHTLIGNAPDRARVDAWMRELTSRQIEIFESIASDLLESLGYVPKFGLHARRMSRMERIGSDLRELYKKELNRHRKHRRKKTTIPS; encoded by the coding sequence ATGCGGCCGGTATTTATTGGCGGGTGTGAACGGAGCGGTACCACTCTACTGGGATCTATGCTGGGTGGTCACAACGATTGTTTGTGCGTACCGGAGATGCAGTTTAAATTTAATATTTTGCGGCTTACGGCAAGTGGCGATCAGAACTCAGTTGATACGGTAAATATCTTGCGCAGACTAAGCGACCGATCCCGATTTAGAATATGGGAGCTGGATGTGGCTTCAGTGACTCACAAAAGGCTGTCCTGCCGGGAATTGATAGAATGGATTGTTACCGCCTACAGTCAAAAGGTCGGTAAACCCGCGCCAGCGGTTTGGGTTGACCATACCCCTGCAAATATCAGATATGCGTGGACGTTGTTACACCTGTTTCCAGACGCCAAAATGATTCACATTATCAGAGACGGCCGTGCCGTTGCCGCCTCGATTCTCCCGCTGGACTGGGGACCCAACGGGATAGACTATGCGGCCCGTTTCTGGGCAGAAAGGTTGGCGTATGGCCTTGCTGCAGAGTCACTATGGCCGGATAAGGTTATACGGATTCGATACGAAGACTTGGTGCAGTACCCAGAGAACACTTCGACGGAACTCTGCAAGGCGTTGGCAATCAACTATGAATCTGCAATGAGTCAAGCAACAGGCTTTCAAGTGCCAAAGTATTCCGCGAGCCAACATACCCTGATCGGCAACGCACCGGACCGGGCGCGAGTCGATGCCTGGATGAGGGAGCTCACGTCTAGACAAATCGAGATCTTCGAAAGCATCGCGTCGGATCTATTGGAGTCGCTGGGCTACGTCCCCAAGTTTGGTCTGCATGCCAGACGAATGTCACGGATGGAAAGGATTGGTTCAGACCTCCGCGAGCTGTACAAAAAGGAACTCAACAGACACCGTAAGCACAGAAGGAAGAAGACTACCATACCTTCGTGA
- a CDS encoding DNA-binding protein, with the protein MSDRNSTTLPGGTPPTIRVTSESVRIVPINGSRDLRRFIRLPSSFYADDPAWIPPLLIERREQFSPRNPYFAHAHCCFWLAYRGTRPVGRISAQIDELHEARYRDATGFFGLLEAENEADTFRALLSTAETWLRNQGMSRIRGPFNLSINQECGLLVEGYDTPPMIMMGHARPYYADRIAAEGYQRSKDLLAYRVTTDFTPPALMRAAVNKAAGCVRIRPLRRPSMNEELRILKEIFEDAWSANWGFIPFTEEEFRHLGHSLRLLVDDEGVQIAEVDGIPAGMIIALPNLNEAIRDLHGRLLPFGWLKLLWRLKVKRPTTARVALMGIRKYFQRSALGTALAFMLIDAVRGYGIRRGIREVELSWILEDNMRMRDMLAIIGGVPYKRYRIYEKALQ; encoded by the coding sequence GTGTCGGACCGGAACTCCACAACCCTCCCCGGAGGAACACCCCCTACTATACGCGTCACTTCCGAATCCGTACGCATCGTGCCGATCAACGGATCACGCGATCTTCGCCGGTTTATTCGCCTTCCGTCGTCGTTCTATGCCGACGACCCCGCGTGGATCCCTCCCTTGCTGATCGAGCGACGGGAGCAGTTCTCTCCGCGCAACCCATACTTCGCGCACGCGCACTGCTGTTTCTGGCTCGCGTACCGCGGTACCAGACCGGTCGGACGGATCAGCGCCCAAATTGACGAATTACATGAGGCGCGGTATCGGGATGCCACCGGATTTTTCGGTTTACTCGAGGCCGAGAACGAAGCAGATACCTTTCGCGCATTGTTGAGTACGGCGGAAACCTGGCTGCGCAACCAAGGGATGTCGCGCATCCGAGGTCCGTTCAATCTGTCGATCAATCAGGAGTGCGGGCTGCTCGTGGAGGGGTACGATACACCTCCAATGATTATGATGGGCCATGCCCGCCCCTATTATGCCGATCGCATTGCGGCCGAGGGATATCAGCGTTCGAAAGACCTTCTGGCCTATCGGGTTACCACCGATTTCACGCCCCCTGCGCTCATGCGCGCCGCCGTAAACAAGGCGGCCGGCTGTGTCCGAATCCGGCCGTTACGCAGGCCGTCCATGAACGAGGAACTCCGGATTCTCAAGGAGATTTTCGAGGACGCGTGGTCCGCAAACTGGGGCTTTATTCCCTTTACGGAGGAGGAGTTTCGGCATCTCGGGCACAGCTTGCGACTATTAGTTGATGACGAGGGCGTGCAGATTGCGGAGGTCGATGGGATACCGGCCGGCATGATCATAGCCTTACCGAATCTCAATGAGGCGATACGCGACCTTCACGGACGTTTGTTGCCGTTCGGCTGGCTCAAGCTCTTATGGCGACTCAAGGTCAAGCGGCCGACAACCGCCCGTGTCGCTCTAATGGGCATCCGCAAGTATTTTCAAAGAAGCGCACTGGGAACCGCACTCGCCTTCATGCTCATCGATGCCGTACGCGGTTATGGAATCAGGCGCGGGATCCGGGAGGTTGAACTGTCCTGGATCCTGGAGGACAATATGCGGATGCGAGATATGCTGGCGATAATTGGAGGTGTGCCCTATAAGCGCTACCGGATCTATGAAAAGGCCTTGCAATGA
- a CDS encoding acyl-CoA synthetase: MITGPTPTENTLPLRITGFSTLAEALDYAAGGETGCNFYGDRGELYAVLPYAELREQARSLARRLMSLQLERGARVAIVADTGPDFQRFFFACQYAGLVPVPLSASLLISGRKRYVSQLRALLANCLPSVAMAPSEFFPFLSEAADGLELVHIGTPDAFDCLPEALEELEPLRPTEMAYLQYTSGSTRFPRGVMITQTAVLANLEGIVQQGLQIRPGDRAVSWLPFYHDMGLVGFVLAPMVCQVSVDYLKTQSFAMRPRLWLSLMTQTKATISFSPSFGYEMCVRRLRQDEAGRFDLSAWRAAGVGAETIRPGVLQEFANVLAPSGFKASAFVACYGMAEASLAVSFAPIATGVTVDQVDQTLLSKFGVASSLNECAAGSESGKTNISRFVNCGIPLSGIEVEVRDEKGHALPDRHAGVIFVRGANMTSGYFGDPEKTRKVLSPDGWLDTGDLGYLVEGSLIIIGRKKDVIIVHGRNIWPQDLEHLAEELPEVRPGDACAFSVEGPDRTEMAVMVVHCRELDTAKQADFIRRLQGLIREYFALDCFVELVPPRTLPRTSSGKLSRSKTREEFLARNDMARLFHSRNGSGHNRFPQPDQQADSCAASSR; this comes from the coding sequence ATGATAACAGGACCGACGCCGACTGAGAATACCTTACCGCTTCGGATTACCGGTTTTTCTACGCTGGCCGAGGCGCTGGATTATGCAGCCGGGGGAGAGACTGGATGTAATTTTTACGGAGACCGGGGTGAGCTATACGCAGTCCTGCCGTATGCTGAGCTTCGAGAGCAGGCGCGATCGCTGGCGCGACGTCTCATGAGCCTTCAACTCGAGCGAGGCGCTCGAGTGGCGATCGTTGCGGATACCGGCCCCGATTTTCAGCGCTTCTTTTTTGCCTGTCAGTACGCCGGTCTCGTGCCTGTTCCGCTGTCGGCATCACTGTTGATCAGCGGTCGCAAGCGATACGTCAGCCAACTTCGGGCGCTTTTGGCGAACTGCCTGCCGTCCGTCGCCATGGCGCCATCCGAATTCTTTCCATTCTTGAGCGAGGCTGCCGACGGTCTCGAGTTGGTCCACATCGGCACACCGGACGCCTTTGATTGCCTGCCCGAAGCCCTGGAGGAGTTGGAGCCTCTGCGCCCTACCGAGATGGCCTATCTTCAATACACCTCGGGAAGTACCCGGTTTCCTCGCGGGGTGATGATTACCCAGACCGCGGTACTCGCCAATCTGGAGGGGATTGTTCAACAGGGTCTCCAGATTCGCCCCGGCGATCGAGCGGTATCGTGGCTGCCTTTTTACCACGACATGGGGCTTGTGGGTTTCGTGCTGGCGCCGATGGTATGCCAGGTCTCTGTCGATTATTTGAAAACGCAATCGTTTGCTATGCGACCCCGGTTGTGGCTGTCGCTCATGACGCAGACGAAGGCGACGATCTCTTTCAGCCCGTCATTCGGATATGAGATGTGCGTGAGGCGCCTCAGGCAGGATGAGGCCGGCAGGTTCGACCTCAGTGCGTGGCGGGCCGCCGGGGTGGGCGCAGAAACCATTCGGCCCGGCGTCTTGCAGGAGTTTGCTAATGTGCTGGCGCCGAGCGGGTTCAAGGCGAGCGCGTTTGTAGCCTGCTATGGAATGGCGGAGGCATCCCTTGCCGTAAGTTTTGCGCCGATAGCTACTGGGGTGACCGTCGATCAGGTAGATCAGACGCTGTTATCGAAGTTTGGAGTGGCATCTTCCCTGAACGAGTGTGCAGCAGGATCAGAGTCCGGCAAGACGAACATCAGCCGATTTGTCAACTGCGGTATTCCCCTCTCGGGCATTGAAGTCGAGGTGCGAGACGAAAAGGGCCATGCGCTACCGGATCGTCACGCCGGGGTAATCTTCGTGCGGGGCGCCAATATGACGTCCGGTTATTTTGGTGATCCCGAGAAAACTCGAAAGGTGTTGTCTCCTGACGGATGGCTCGATACGGGAGATCTGGGATACCTCGTAGAAGGCAGCCTTATCATCATCGGCCGCAAGAAAGATGTGATTATCGTACACGGTCGAAATATCTGGCCTCAAGATCTGGAGCACCTCGCCGAGGAGTTGCCGGAGGTCAGGCCTGGCGACGCGTGCGCGTTCTCGGTGGAGGGGCCTGACCGGACTGAGATGGCCGTCATGGTTGTCCACTGCCGGGAGCTGGATACCGCCAAACAGGCCGATTTCATCCGCCGTTTGCAAGGGTTAATCCGCGAGTATTTCGCGCTTGACTGTTTTGTCGAACTCGTTCCCCCCCGCACCCTGCCGCGCACGTCCTCCGGGAAACTCTCCCGTTCAAAGACCCGGGAAGAATTTTTGGCTCGGAACGACATGGCCCGACTCTTTCACAGCCGAAACGGATCCGGTCACAACCGTTTTCCGCAGCCCGACCAGCAAGCGGACTCATGCGCGGCGTCATCGCGCTGA
- a CDS encoding NAD-dependent epimerase/dehydratase, translating into MRGVIALTGATGFIGSALARRLIQEEWWVRALYRSPSPPLHLAGLSPEWVRGTLEDRDCLEALVGDADVVIHCAGALRGITAADFYQANVEAVSRLASIAASRNPAPRFLLISSLAAREPELSPYAASKRMGEVALSKVSDQLSWTALRPPAVYGPGDRALLPLLRLMLHGIAPIPGCKDARFSLLYVEDLAEAAVKWLTGEVREKRAFELDDGHPQGYTWHEVVETFERLRGRRMVYCQIPESILNLAAGLNKTAASVIGYSPMFTPGKVRELRHPDWVCDNGPFRRVVDWTPKVRLEEGLRLTLGL; encoded by the coding sequence ATGCGCGGCGTCATCGCGCTGACGGGGGCGACCGGATTCATTGGAAGTGCCCTAGCTCGAAGGCTGATACAGGAAGAATGGTGGGTACGCGCGCTTTATCGCTCACCATCCCCGCCATTACATCTCGCGGGCCTCTCACCGGAATGGGTGCGGGGGACGCTCGAAGATCGCGACTGTCTGGAAGCCTTGGTCGGCGATGCGGATGTGGTCATCCATTGCGCAGGAGCCCTGCGCGGCATCACCGCCGCTGATTTTTACCAGGCCAATGTCGAGGCAGTCTCGCGCTTGGCCTCTATCGCCGCCAGCCGCAACCCCGCGCCCCGGTTTCTGCTCATATCGTCTCTCGCAGCTCGCGAACCTGAGTTGTCGCCCTACGCTGCCAGCAAGCGGATGGGGGAGGTCGCTCTATCAAAAGTCTCCGACCAGCTTTCATGGACCGCGCTTCGCCCTCCGGCGGTCTATGGTCCAGGAGACCGCGCGTTACTTCCCTTGTTGCGCCTGATGCTGCACGGGATCGCGCCCATACCCGGTTGCAAAGATGCCAGGTTCTCCTTACTCTACGTGGAGGATTTGGCAGAGGCCGCGGTGAAATGGCTCACCGGCGAGGTCCGAGAGAAACGCGCGTTCGAGTTGGATGATGGACACCCGCAGGGATACACGTGGCATGAGGTCGTCGAGACCTTCGAACGGCTCAGGGGAAGACGGATGGTTTATTGTCAGATTCCGGAGTCGATCTTGAATCTGGCGGCCGGGCTTAACAAGACGGCTGCTTCCGTGATAGGATACTCTCCGATGTTTACTCCAGGAAAGGTGCGGGAGCTCAGGCACCCTGACTGGGTCTGCGATAACGGCCCGTTCCGCCGGGTGGTGGACTGGACGCCGAAGGTGCGTCTGGAAGAGGGTCTGCGGCTGACACTTGGCCTGTAG
- a CDS encoding Glycosyl transferase, group 1, with product MVDAVMVDCTAKHPGEVGGSVAPPAAKGAIALFLSDLSGGGSKQRALTLADAFAANGYRVDIVVVRPEGQLRSKLPNRVRLVPLQFWLARLSVVRNTERRQLWANIPALVRYLRCERPDVLLATGNYVNFAAVWACRLARTGTRLVLRASNHLSQSAWNPNRKTRPLRPVFARLLYPWADAIIAVSEDVARDLARVTGIPRERIAVIPNPVVTGELEEKARSPLDHPWFRPDQPPVVLGVGRLVSQKDFPTLLRAFARLRVRRPIRLMILGEGKVRTQLASLAQQLGISENTSFPGYMDNPYPYMVRSAVCVLSSAWEGLPGVLIEAMACGCPVVSTDCPGGAAEILQGGVYGPLVPVGDDTALAMAIESVLDSPPEREHLQKRARYYSADRAVEQYLEILLPED from the coding sequence ATGGTTGATGCTGTTATGGTGGATTGTACCGCAAAGCACCCCGGTGAGGTCGGAGGATCAGTCGCGCCACCGGCGGCGAAGGGCGCGATTGCGCTCTTTTTGTCCGATCTATCGGGTGGTGGGTCCAAGCAACGCGCCCTTACTCTGGCCGACGCATTCGCCGCCAACGGATACAGGGTCGACATAGTAGTGGTGCGCCCGGAAGGCCAGTTACGCAGTAAATTGCCGAATCGCGTACGGCTCGTCCCGTTGCAATTCTGGCTGGCCCGTCTCTCTGTAGTGCGCAACACTGAACGCCGTCAGCTATGGGCGAATATACCGGCCCTGGTACGCTATCTGCGATGCGAGCGTCCAGATGTCCTGCTGGCAACAGGGAATTACGTCAACTTTGCGGCAGTATGGGCGTGTCGCTTGGCGCGTACGGGAACCCGCCTTGTGTTGCGCGCTTCCAACCACCTCTCGCAGTCTGCGTGGAACCCGAACAGGAAAACCCGACCGTTGCGACCCGTATTCGCACGACTGCTCTATCCTTGGGCCGATGCTATTATTGCCGTATCGGAGGATGTGGCGCGTGACCTTGCTCGTGTAACCGGGATTCCGCGTGAGCGGATTGCTGTCATCCCTAATCCGGTTGTAACGGGTGAGCTCGAGGAGAAGGCACGGTCTCCTTTGGACCATCCCTGGTTTCGGCCAGACCAGCCGCCCGTAGTACTCGGCGTCGGTCGACTCGTCTCGCAAAAAGACTTCCCCACTCTGCTTCGCGCCTTCGCCCGGTTACGCGTGAGGCGCCCCATTCGGTTGATGATCCTTGGCGAAGGAAAGGTTCGTACGCAACTCGCTTCGCTTGCCCAACAACTGGGAATCTCGGAAAACACCTCGTTTCCGGGCTATATGGACAATCCCTATCCCTATATGGTGCGCAGCGCCGTGTGTGTCCTTTCCTCCGCCTGGGAGGGATTGCCGGGCGTGCTCATCGAGGCGATGGCCTGCGGCTGCCCCGTCGTGAGCACCGATTGCCCGGGCGGTGCCGCAGAGATTCTGCAGGGCGGCGTGTACGGGCCCCTCGTGCCGGTCGGCGACGACACCGCACTGGCGATGGCGATCGAGTCGGTATTGGACAGTCCTCCGGAGCGCGAGCACTTACAAAAGCGGGCACGTTACTATAGCGCCGATCGCGCGGTGGAGCAGTATCTGGAAATACTGCTTCCTGAGGATTGA
- a CDS encoding Glycosyl transferase, group 1: MVNDVGGRPDGVIRRGAQPAEKAVIALVVASLRGGGAPRQAVILANAFAARGQIVHLVVIQPEGALRSAVAPCVRLVSLESRMLRLPLVRSNRRLQVVASIPPLVRYLRHERPDVLVAAASHVHRAAIWARCLARTETRLVLRASNHLSRSAWNTKRWPRPLLPVFARLFYPWADGFIANSEGIADDLSRVAGIPRERITVIPNPVVTPELKEQACVPLDHPWYRPGQPPVILGVGRLTTAKDFPTLLHAFARLRATRRVRLIILGEGKGRSRLTVLAEQLGIAADLELPGWMDNPYRYMARSAVFVLSSAWEGLPNALIEAMACGCPVVSTDCPGGAAEILQGGVYGPLVPVGDDAALAEAIASVLDNPPERERPQTRARYYSADLATERYLQILLGVAGISQPHEPESESARPGADEAYAHSPTLLPQRPGERAGVLRSE; the protein is encoded by the coding sequence ATGGTGAACGATGTTGGAGGGCGACCTGATGGGGTCATAAGGCGAGGCGCTCAACCGGCGGAGAAAGCTGTCATCGCGCTCGTTGTGGCCAGTCTGCGCGGCGGTGGAGCTCCACGGCAGGCGGTGATCCTCGCGAATGCATTTGCCGCACGCGGACAGATCGTCCACCTTGTGGTCATTCAACCTGAGGGCGCACTGAGGAGTGCAGTCGCGCCCTGTGTACGGCTTGTATCGCTCGAATCCCGGATGCTCCGTCTTCCATTGGTCCGCAGTAACCGCCGCCTTCAGGTCGTGGCAAGCATACCGCCGTTGGTACGTTATCTGCGCCACGAGCGTCCCGATGTTCTGGTCGCTGCGGCGAGCCATGTCCACCGTGCCGCGATATGGGCGCGCTGTCTGGCACGCACAGAAACCCGTCTTGTGTTGCGCGCAAGCAACCATCTGTCGCGCTCGGCGTGGAATACCAAGAGGTGGCCGCGACCGTTGCTGCCGGTGTTTGCCCGGCTATTTTATCCATGGGCCGACGGGTTCATCGCGAATTCGGAGGGCATTGCGGACGATCTTTCGCGTGTCGCCGGGATTCCGCGTGAGCGGATTACGGTCATTCCGAATCCGGTCGTCACACCTGAGCTCAAAGAGCAGGCGTGCGTACCGCTTGACCATCCCTGGTACCGACCAGGTCAGCCGCCCGTGATCCTCGGCGTCGGGCGCCTCACCACCGCGAAAGACTTTCCTACCCTGCTTCATGCCTTCGCGCGGCTGCGCGCAACCCGCCGGGTTCGGCTGATCATCCTCGGCGAGGGTAAAGGCCGTTCACGGCTGACCGTGCTTGCCGAACAGCTTGGCATCGCCGCCGATCTTGAACTGCCGGGCTGGATGGATAATCCTTATCGGTATATGGCGCGCAGTGCCGTGTTTGTCCTTTCCTCGGCCTGGGAGGGGTTGCCGAATGCGCTCATCGAGGCCATGGCCTGCGGCTGCCCCGTCGTGAGCACCGATTGCCCGGGCGGTGCCGCAGAGATTCTGCAGGGCGGCGTGTACGGACCCCTCGTTCCGGTCGGTGACGACGCGGCACTTGCCGAGGCTATTGCATCGGTGCTCGACAATCCGCCTGAGCGCGAGCGTCCGCAGACGCGAGCGCGCTACTATAGCGCTGATCTTGCGACGGAGCGGTATCTCCAGATATTACTCGGTGTTGCCGGTATATCCCAGCCTCACGAACCTGAATCAGAGAGCGCGCGGCCGGGCGCTGATGAGGCGTACGCCCACAGTCCCACACTGTTGCCTCAGCGGCCCGGAGAGCGCGCCGGTGTCCTCCGTTCGGAGTAA
- a CDS encoding 8-amino-7-oxononanoate synthase, producing MTALLEKFRQLADAREALTQLSQDPFRVTIERILSSTEAIVNGRPMILAGTNNYLGLTFDPQCIEAAVRAVQEQGTGTTGSRMANGSFSGHLALEQELAEFFGRRWCDVFSTGYLANLGVIAALTGPGDVILIDADCHASIYDGCRMSGADVIRFRHNDTADLHKRLRRLGKRCANTLIIVEGLYSMLGDRAALAEVAAAKREYGAYLLVDEAHSLGVLGEHGRGLSEEAGVEQDVDFIVGTFSKSLGATGGFCVSDHPEVDLARYISRPYIFTASPCPSVVASTRVALHKLQTEPELRVRLWDNARRLYDELKGLGFRLGPEPSPIIAARFGQKEETIAFWNGLLDQGVYVNMILPPAAPDGSSLLRCSVSAAHTPDQIDRICQAFASVKFALSS from the coding sequence GTGACAGCGCTTTTGGAAAAATTCCGACAACTCGCCGACGCCCGTGAGGCGTTGACACAATTAAGTCAGGACCCCTTTCGGGTGACGATTGAGCGGATTCTGTCGTCGACGGAGGCTATTGTAAACGGCCGTCCCATGATTCTGGCCGGCACGAATAATTACCTCGGTCTGACGTTTGATCCCCAGTGTATAGAGGCGGCGGTCCGGGCGGTGCAGGAGCAGGGAACAGGTACGACCGGATCCAGAATGGCGAACGGCAGCTTCAGCGGGCATCTTGCGTTGGAGCAAGAGCTGGCGGAATTTTTCGGGCGCCGGTGGTGCGACGTGTTCTCAACCGGCTATCTGGCCAACTTGGGGGTTATTGCGGCGCTCACCGGCCCAGGCGACGTGATCCTGATCGATGCCGATTGTCATGCGAGTATTTATGACGGATGCCGGATGAGCGGGGCGGACGTTATTCGATTCCGGCATAACGATACGGCCGATCTCCATAAGCGCTTGAGGCGTCTTGGGAAACGGTGCGCCAACACACTCATTATTGTTGAAGGTCTGTACAGCATGCTCGGCGATCGTGCGGCACTGGCGGAGGTCGCAGCCGCAAAACGCGAGTACGGCGCTTATCTGCTGGTCGATGAGGCCCATTCGCTTGGGGTGCTGGGGGAGCACGGTCGCGGACTGTCGGAGGAGGCCGGCGTTGAACAGGATGTCGATTTCATCGTCGGAACGTTCAGCAAAAGCCTGGGCGCCACCGGCGGATTCTGCGTCTCGGATCATCCCGAGGTAGACTTGGCACGATATATCAGCCGTCCGTACATCTTCACCGCGTCGCCTTGCCCATCGGTCGTCGCCTCTACAAGAGTCGCCTTGCACAAACTTCAGACTGAGCCGGAACTGCGCGTGCGGCTTTGGGACAACGCGCGCCGGTTGTACGACGAGTTGAAAGGGTTAGGATTCAGGCTGGGCCCGGAACCCAGTCCGATTATTGCAGCCCGGTTCGGCCAGAAGGAAGAGACGATCGCCTTCTGGAACGGGCTCCTTGATCAAGGCGTCTACGTCAATATGATATTGCCGCCGGCAGCGCCGGACGGCAGCAGCCTGCTCCGGTGCAGCGTGAGCGCGGCGCACACGCCGGATCAGATCGACCGCATCTGCCAAGCCTTTGCATCAGTCAAGTTTGCCCTGTCGTCATAG
- a CDS encoding ABC transporter ATP-binding protein: MRFLITIIRKYPRRSALTLICLLLASIAEGIGLLMLLPVLSVATDDQPQGTGSHLFGAQQILTQALSVVGLKPTVGTLLTLIILCITVKAAFSLLAKTQVGYTVTHVATDLRLTLLRTLLAARWEYYVRQPIGGLANAVGTEAMRASMAYFEGAKAITLLIEAIVYAGVAFAVAKMATFAFLVPGILILYGLSYLVRKAHRAGTRQTKLLKSLVAGLTDSLQSIKPLKAMAREELIGPSLQSSTKRLNRAFQREVLSTELLSSSQDLTLALVVVVGLYVALSQWKMPLNVVMVMVILLARMLTFLAKMQRQYQKARTLESAFWSLQAAIDGASGDRETESGGPSPNLEKALRLDKVSFGYEKYSVLRDASLTIPAGSFTVIIGPSGAGKTTVADLLTGLLRPQQGRVWIDGLPLDGVDLRQWRRMIGYVPQEPFLLHDTILRNVTLGDPELKEADVEAALRAAGAWDFVAVQPFGIHSSVGERGTALSGGQRQRIAIARALVHRPKLLILDEVTSALDQENTATICRTLRGLRGRLTILAISHDAAVVESGDRVYRIYNGEASLVTNGHDPDFVHSEPAEQSKSKG; the protein is encoded by the coding sequence ATGCGGTTTTTGATTACGATTATTCGGAAATATCCCAGACGGAGCGCGCTCACGCTGATCTGTCTCCTGCTCGCGAGTATTGCGGAGGGGATCGGGCTCCTCATGCTGCTGCCCGTGCTCAGCGTGGCGACCGACGACCAGCCCCAGGGAACCGGTTCTCACCTATTCGGGGCGCAGCAGATTCTGACGCAGGCACTATCGGTCGTGGGGCTGAAACCGACCGTCGGCACGCTATTGACCCTCATCATCCTCTGCATAACGGTGAAGGCAGCATTTTCCCTGTTGGCCAAGACCCAGGTAGGATACACGGTGACACACGTGGCCACCGATCTCCGACTCACCCTGCTGCGAACCCTGCTGGCTGCCCGGTGGGAGTATTACGTGCGTCAACCTATCGGGGGCTTAGCTAACGCGGTAGGAACCGAAGCGATGCGGGCGTCTATGGCCTACTTTGAGGGCGCCAAGGCCATCACCTTACTCATTGAAGCCATTGTGTACGCAGGGGTGGCCTTCGCCGTAGCCAAAATGGCGACCTTTGCCTTTCTGGTCCCCGGAATACTGATCCTCTACGGACTTAGCTACCTTGTCCGCAAAGCCCATCGGGCCGGCACCCGCCAGACCAAGTTATTAAAATCCCTTGTGGCCGGCCTCACCGATAGCCTCCAATCCATTAAACCGCTCAAAGCGATGGCGCGGGAAGAGCTGATCGGCCCGTCGCTCCAATCCAGCACCAAGCGGTTGAATCGGGCGTTTCAGCGCGAGGTGTTGAGCACCGAGCTTCTCAGCTCTTCTCAAGACCTGACGTTGGCGCTCGTCGTGGTTGTCGGGTTATACGTAGCCCTCAGCCAGTGGAAGATGCCGCTCAATGTCGTGATGGTGATGGTGATTCTGCTCGCGCGCATGCTGACCTTCCTCGCCAAGATGCAACGGCAATACCAGAAGGCACGGACCCTGGAGAGCGCCTTCTGGTCGTTACAAGCCGCTATCGACGGCGCGAGCGGGGATCGCGAAACAGAGTCGGGAGGCCCTTCTCCCAACCTCGAAAAGGCTCTTCGGCTGGATAAGGTCAGCTTTGGCTATGAAAAGTATTCCGTGCTGCGAGATGCGTCGCTGACCATCCCTGCAGGGTCGTTCACCGTCATCATAGGACCATCAGGGGCCGGGAAAACGACAGTTGCCGATCTGCTCACGGGCCTGTTGCGTCCGCAGCAAGGCCGCGTCTGGATCGACGGTCTGCCGTTAGATGGTGTCGATCTGAGGCAGTGGCGGCGAATGATCGGGTACGTCCCGCAAGAACCCTTCCTTCTCCACGACACCATACTGCGGAACGTGACACTCGGCGATCCTGAGCTGAAGGAGGCCGACGTCGAGGCCGCGCTGCGCGCGGCCGGCGCCTGGGACTTTGTGGCGGTACAACCCTTCGGGATCCACAGTTCGGTCGGAGAACGCGGAACCGCGCTTTCAGGAGGTCAGCGACAACGTATTGCGATCGCTCGCGCATTAGTGCATCGGCCCAAGCTGCTGATTCTGGACGAGGTGACCAGCGCGCTTGATCAGGAGAATACGGCGACGATTTGCCGAACGCTGCGCGGTCTTCGGGGTCGCCTCACTATTCTCGCCATTTCACACGACGCTGCTGTCGTAGAGAGTGGGGATAGGGTGTATCGGATATACAACGGCGAGGCGTCGTTGGTGACCAACGGCCACGATCCAGATTTTGTCCACAGTGAACCGGCAGAGCAATCCAAATCCAAAGGCTAG
- a CDS encoding acyl carrier protein, whose amino-acid sequence MAHYETILPQLYEILKPFAQDGQTLSDETELVADLDLDSMKVLEILLEVEERFDISIPLNVIPDVRTIRDFARQIEQLTEQK is encoded by the coding sequence ATGGCTCACTACGAAACGATACTGCCACAGCTCTATGAGATCTTGAAACCGTTCGCGCAGGACGGCCAGACCCTTTCCGACGAAACGGAACTGGTGGCCGACCTCGATCTTGATTCAATGAAGGTCCTGGAGATCCTGCTCGAGGTGGAGGAGCGGTTCGATATCTCTATTCCGTTAAATGTCATACCGGATGTACGGACCATCAGGGATTTTGCTCGCCAGATCGAGCAGCTTACGGAGCAGAAGTGA